TTATGTTATCTGGAGTTACATACAAAATGACTTGCAAACAGACTCCAGAACAGAGCTGGTTTGCATACTTGACTATCTAGATCCCTTTGTAGTTTCCTTATATTCTCTTTGCGATGTACTTTTCTAtgtacctttgtgtcatcagcaaatgcaGCCAGCATACTTTCCATCCCTTCAGTCAAATCATTCACATGAACGTGGACAGCTGAGGTCTTAGCACTGGCCCCTGGAGCACACCACTCAGGACATCCTGCCTAGCCGAGACCCACCTTTTGATGGCTGTTGCTGTTCGGCAGttaatcttccatccttaccaaTGTGCCACCCCTACAGCACAAGCTGTGATTTCCCAAAATGACCTCTCATGTGGCACTTCTGAAAGTCTAAGAAGTGCTACATCCACTGGTTTCCCTTCATCCTCAGCATGTCATTTCCTTAAAGAACTCCAACAGATTGGTTCAACAATATTTCTTGGTGATGCTGTCTGATCACCTTGAATCTTCCAGGGTACCTGCCGATACTTATTTATCAACAGTTTCTAACGTTTCCCCGATGACAAAAGGTAAGCGCATTGGCCTGGAGTTGAAAAGTCAAtgtgttgcagatgctggagaacctcagcaggtctgtcaacatctgggagagagaaagagtcaaGGTGGAGTTCAAAGTGATTTTTCATCATAACTGCAGTTTTCTGTCTCCCTGTTTTTGGAAGTTGTTTGCAGCTCACTGTTAAATCACTGTCCATCAATCCCCTCTCTGAAACACCTTGGGATGTTTAACTATGTTAAAGGCGCTATCTAAAGGCAGAGTTGCTGAGATCAGTAAAGAAAGGCAGCAATCTTTTAATAACATGACATGAAATTACATTAACTATTTCTTTCTGAGAATCACTGGTCCTAAActctaagaaaaaaaaaaatcaagtgctCACTATGATCTGGTCTTGAGTAGTAGATTGGCTTAATCTCAGCTCAGTTTCCTCCCCAATTTATCAATCTTGAAATGTTCATTTTTGTAATTTGTGTCACTGATGTGAACATTTAAATTAAATCAGTGACTTAATTAAACAAAGTGTAGTCAATACAACGTCTTCCTTTCTCTGCCAGTACAGCCCTTCCTTTaaagtggtttaaaaaaaactatgaatTAATGGTGATGATAAATTTTGTAATCGGAGTCATTTATCACAAACTTCTTGTACTACTCAGTGAGAAAGGGACATCGCTTTTTTTTAGTTATATGGGTACCAGGATAGTAATTAACTTGTCATAACACAGTCAGTTCAACATTTTGTGTTTGCTTTGTAACAATAGTACGGCTTTAACAATtgcattttgtcctggtttctattttattaatgaagaaagattgagacagaggtCTCGAGCAGTCTGCTGAAAGCCAATAACATAAACACCTTGTGNNNNNNNNNNNNNNNNNNNNNNNNNNNNNNNNNNNNNNNNNNNNNNNNNNNNNNNNNNNNNNNNNNNNNNNNNNNNNNNNNNNNNNNNNNNNNNNNNNNNNNNNNNNNNNNNNNNNNNNNNNNNNNNNNNNNNNNNNNNNNNNNNNNNNNNNNNNNNNNNNNNNNNNNNNNNNNNNNNNNNNNNNNNNNNNNNNNNNNNNNNNNNNNNNNNNNNNNNNNNNNNNNNNNNNNNNNNNNNNNNNNNNNNNNNNNNNNNNNNNNNNNNNNNNNNNNNNNNNNNNNNNNNNNNNNNNNNNNNNNNNNNNNNNNNNNNNNNNNNNNNNNNNNNNNNNNNNNNNNNNNNNNNNNNNNNNNNNNNNNNNNNNNNNNNNNNNNNNNNNNNNNNNNNNNNNNNNNNNNNNNNNNNNNNNNNNNNNNNNNNNNNNNNNNNNNNNNNNNNNNNNNNNNNNNNNNNNNNNNNNNNNNNNNNNNNNNNNNNNNNNNNNNNNNNNNNNNNNNNNGAAGACAGCTCAATCAGAGATAGTTTTTAAACGAGGAGTAAGTGGCAAGAGGAAATGCCAGAGATTATCGCTCAATTACCTGAAGGCTCGATCGCGAAGGAGTGATGGaaatgggatgggggtgtgtgCGGCTGAGATGGGGCCAGAGTAGGAGAGATTACCAGATAGAGAGGGGCATGGTTTGGACTTGAAACGAGGATGACCAGGATAAAATGGGAAAcattttcccctcactgctccctCAGGGCCGTTAGCTGGATTCATTCCACACGTGTCAGTGTTCCACCACAGCTCTCTCAGTCAAGGCATTTGCTGACAAAAAGCTGATCACAAACACAACACAACGTGAGCCTTGAACTAGTTTCCAAAGATTGGGCAATTCTCCATCACAGAAACGTGaaggaggccaagtcactgaaaatGTTCAGCAAAGAGACGGCTacattgtttaaaaaacattttaaaggtctcaaggagtatggggagaaagtggggattTGGTGTtgcgatcagccatgatggtataggATGGcagaacagcctactcctgctcctagtttcaatATTCCTATGTTTCAATGTGTTGTTTTTCTATGTGTCGCAGGTTTTGAACCTCCCAGCTCCTACAATCCCAGCTGGAATGATAGTGATGTTCATCACCAACCTCCTGTTCCTGGTGGGTTTAGCAACAGCCGAAGGAGCCGCCCCAAAACCGGGCACCGGGCACCAACATGCCAAGAGAGGGGAGACCAGCAGAGGGGCCAGGCCCTCGGCTGAGAGCCCAGGGACcagtgggtgtacctacaccttCATTGTCCCACAGCAACAGCTGACAGGCCCGATCTGCCTGAACACCAGGAGCCCAGTGTCCCACAACCACAGTGAGCTCCAGGTCATACGCCAGGAGATGAGGGAACAGCAGCAACAAATCGAAGACCTGAGACAAATGGTGGAGGTGGACGGGGACGTGCTCAACGAGGTGAAGATTCTGCGCAAGGAAAACGTCATCATGAACACCAGGGTGACCCAGCTCTACACCCAGTTACTGCACGAGATCATTCAGAAGAAGGACGACTCCCTGGAGGTTTCCCAACTGGAGAACATGGTGCTGAACGTCACGGCTCAGGTACTGAAGCTCTCGAGCAAGTACAGGGAGCTGGAGCGCAAGTACACGGCCCTCAGCTCACTCCTGAACAACCAGAGCCAAACCATCAGTCAGCTGGAACAACAGTGCAGGCTGTGCTCTCAGGAACACCAGCAGAACCAGCAGCACAAACCCCAGGTAAAACCACGGCTTCCCTCCTTCACGCTCCTCCACATCGACTCGACAATCcaggcacacactctctctctcgcccccaacACCCCCCGCCCTGTGGGGAGTAGGAAGTGCTCAGTTTCACGACCCACCCCACTCCTCACACTGTCCCAAACAGGAGCTGGGACGGGACGGGacgggacgggggggggggggggggggatagtaAAACAGAGCAGAACCCCACGGTAACCATTACACTGTCCATGTCACAGGGGGGGTCACCCCGAGACCCGGACCCCCCGTCACAGGGAGGGTCACCCCGAGACCCTGACCCCCGTCACAGGGAGGGTCACCCCGAGACCCTGACCCCCCGTCACCCCAAGACCCTGACCCCCCGTCACCCCGAGACCCTGACCCCCGTCACCCCGAGACCCTGACCCCCGTCACAGGGAGGGTCACCCCGAGACCCTGACCCCCGTCACAGGGACCTTGATGCCTTTTTTCCAAAAAGAGACTTTACCTTCAGGTCAGGGATGAAGTGCGGCCAAATCCCTCCCCGAACAAACTACAAAACCATCCCACCATTGGGTTGCTGGGAGATGTGGAACATCAGGAATAAGGAAGTGGGCTGAAATAGGTGAGAGACCCAGTCCGACTTGAACTGGACAGGGCTCTGTAACAGAGAGGAGCCTCTGATCGGAACACAACCATCCTCAAAGCTCAAATCGATCACTTCCCTGCATTCCCAGGTTTGGAGGGAGGGAGTTTAGCCGCGGAAAACGTGATACATGATTCACCCTCCGGCACCACTTCCCATCTCCCCAAACCCCATCACATTCTTGGGATTATGACCATTAGACAGTGTGCTATCTGCAACATATTGTTGACAGTAGCGTATGTCTGTGAGCTGGTGACAGACAGAGACAGTCAGTCGCGAGCAGTTCACTCAGAGCCTGGGGAGAAGGGAGTACAGTGTGTATCTAAAGAACGCTCTGGATACCTCTTGCTGCTCGTGAACACAAACTCAACTCAGGACTTGGACATCCACCACTTTGTGTGGATGCAGAACCCAGTCTCACACTGGCACAGCCAAGGGTTAATCAGTAAAAACtagtttgaggtgagggatgtgACAGATTTACATGGAATGATCTCCCTGGAGGGGGGGACTTGTGTGTTTATCAACAGGCACTAGGACAGCCACCACTCGTGGCTGTGATACCCAACACTCGGAACGCTAGCAACAACTGGAGCAAGAGCTTGGTCTCGGGCAACGAAATACTGAAGGATCAGGATTACAGCGTGGCACAGGACAGGCTGAAGAGAAGACAGCAGTCACCTCCTCCCACAACAATCCCGATGGCAACGACCAAGACAGCCGGTGAGTAAACAGTCACCTCTCAGGGACGCTGCAGTGGGAGATACTGCCCCCTGTGTTTACCATCGGCACACCCCTTGAACCTGCTGACCACGGAGAGGACACTTTCCACAAGCTCTCTAATGTCACAGCTGACACGATCATTCAACACAAAATCCCCACCACATCCAATTCACTCATAATATGCCTCCAGTCATCGGGGGGAAATAGGCTCCTTACGTATTCTAGCTTCTCTGGCTcggcccatccttaattgccctcgaGGTGGTGGATACCCCATGGAAAGGTGGGTAAATCACCAAATAGCCTCGGTGTGTCCATTACCCGATGGTGTGCACACTGACTGGCTCCTTAGTTAATATTTCACCGAAATCACGTTCTACGTTTTGATTGGATACACCAATTCTAGCTTTTGAACTTTGAGGGCTCCTTTGTTTCTCCATTCTTCATTCCCAATGAAATTATCCAATCGGCTGATGGAGCGTTGTGGCTGTGAGGGGAGGCAGTGAGATCGCCTGGGGTGGGACTGTGTCCATCCTTTCACCAGAGGGGACGGTCTTGTGTTGAATCACCCACAATCCTACactgaggtcagccaggtagcaACTATCCATTCAAACACAAGCAGGCTGACAACAAAGGTCTCGTCCCTAGGGTGGGACAGATCTTTaaggggaggggaaagatttaaaaagggacacgaggggcaacttccTCATAGAGAGAGAGTGGCTCATGCGTGGAACCAACTGCCAAAGGAAGCAGGGGATGCAGGTACAGCCACGATGGACAGAAATAGGAAAACATCAGGGGCAAATGGGCCGCTCACAATGAGGTGGGACGAGATGGGGAAGTCTAGTCGGTTttggttttgccgctgtttaactattatttacttatttatgctacttaactctgtgatcctGCCTGttgttgctcacaagacaaagcttttcgctgtgcctcagtacacgtgacaataaattcaattcaattcattcaatggTCCAAAAGATGCGTTttcgtgttgtatgactctattgttCTGCAGCTGGTGGGTGAAGTGCAGGGAAAACACATCGAAAAATTGTGCTGTCGtggttttggggggtgggggaaagggtGATCCTTCACCTCATTCTGTCAGTGATGGAGATTGCTCAATAACTCCCTTATCATGAGCTGGTGTCCCCCCAGGACAGCGGAAGCCAAATCAGGTCCAGAGTGGCCTCAGTTCACCAAGCATTCCCGTTTTCCAAGAGACACGAGAACAAAGAGAAACAACATAGATACAAGACAGCTAAGGAAATATTCTTCAAACTAATCTTGGTTTCTCATGTGCCCTGCTAAAAATAACCATGGCAAAGCCAGACACACAGATGTCTCACTGCCACTACCTCTGACTGGAGGAGCTGATATCTCCCCCCTCCGCACACCCCTCCATTTGCTTCTCTCTGCTCCTGTTGCACACACTGTCTTAAAGACACATGGCAAGTTCCCCCAAAGGAGATGGTGAACTCCAATCCTGCGTGTCCCATTTCAATCCTACTCTGTGAATgttaaaatgctgcttcatcacATCTGGATTTAGCACAGGGATCACAGACTGGTGGAAAACCAAGGCCAGCCAATTCCGAGATCCCAGTGGGACAAACCTCTctccaccctccaccaccgccccccccacccGGCAACAGGGAGAGGGGTAAATCCAGTGCCATCTCCCAACTCTCCACCCCCGGCTCAGACACCACCTCAAGGGACTGGCTTGTTTTCTTCAAAAACAGGTAAAGTCCAAACAAATGTCTGAAGATCAAAGTAAGATTGGAATGTGTTGTGAAGCATCTTAAATAAGGCAGAAGAAAGAAGTTAAACGAAggtcactgtgggtctggaaacaTTCTCTGACCTTTTAGTAACTGCCACTCACACCACAGATTGAAGCAAGTCACAGGGCAGCAATGAACATACTCACTTTCTGTGATAATAGACCATTGCTACAAAACACAAAAGCTGCTCCCACAGCTCTAATAACATAGCAACCACTGACAATAAAACATGTGAACTACAGCACAGCTTGCTCAGTAACAGGTCTCCCTCCCACTTAAGGCCGAGTCATCGAGTCAGAGctatacagcacgggaacagacccttcggtccagctcatccatgccagccagatatcctcaattcatcaagtcccatttgccagcacttggcccacatctctctaaaggacaaagtgaggtctgcagctgctggagactagagttgagactgtggtgctggaaaagtacagcaggtcagacagaatccgaggagcaggagagtcggcgtttcgggcaaaagcccttcatcagggatctcCCAGGAATCTGATGcaaggtttttgcccaaaacatcgattctcctgctcctcggatgcatcctgacctactgtgcttttccagcaccacagtctcgacccatatccctctaaacccttcctattcatatacccatccagatgccttttaaatgttgtaattgtagcagcctccacttcctctggtagctcattccacacacgcaccaccctctgtgtgtacacaaaagttgcccctcaggcccaACAGAAACGGAGGAATTGCTTTTGTCTTTGGTCTGGAAATCTCCTGCACAGACAGCAGTGGAGGTTGGTCATTAAATATAATCAGCacagagttagacagatttttgattgaccaGAGAATGTAGTCAGGCAGGAAATGGCCACAATGAGATCAGCTATATTCCTCACGATTCTTCGAGACTGTGACCTAATGAGCTAAAGCACAGCCACACAGAATAGAGAAACATAGCCCCTGTCAGCACTGGTTAGTCCAGGACAGTGTGTCAGCCTGACCTGGGTCAGATtagctgggcaaaagtgaggtctgcagatgctggaatcagagtcgagagggtggtgctggtaaagcacagcaggtcaggcagcatccggggagcaggagaatcgacgttttgtaCAAAAGCCTCATTACcgatagaagggcttatgcctgaaacatcgattctcctgctcctgtctgtctgtctctcagccttctctggaTGTACTCACTGACCCAGTCTCAACAGCTTTCAGTGgcaaagaactccacagattgactgaagaaatttctccccatcggttttaaatgagtgaccctTCATTTGGAGGTTGTGGTTTGCTGATTTGAAACTCTCCCACAAAAGCAAATTACCTCAAACAGACACTAACTCCACTTCTAACCCATTTAATCCACCCTCAACATGTCAGAATTAGGAAGGCAATGCTTATAGATACAaggtttattttcatattttttgtcatttacataaatgattttgatgtgagcatagcaggtatagttagtaagtttgcaggtggaggtgtagtggacagcgaagagggttacctcagattacaacaggatctggaccagatgggccaatgggctgagaagtggcagatggagtttaattcagataaacacaAGGTGcgacattttgggaaagcaagtcttagcaggacttatacacttcatggtaaggtccgagggagcgctgctgaacacagagaccttggagtgcaggttcatagctccttgaaagtggagtcacaggtagataggatagtgaaggcggcgtttggtatgctttcttttattggtcagagtattgagtacaggagttgggaggtcatgttgcggctgtacaggacattggttaggccactgttggaatattgtgtgcaattctggtctccttcctatcggaaagatgttgtgaaacttgaaagggctcagaaaagatttacaaggatgttgccagggttggagggtctgagctatagggagaggctgaacaggctggggctgttttccctggagtgtcggaggctaaagggtgaccttattgaggtttacaaaattatgaggggcatggataggataaataggcaaagtcttttccctggggtcggggagtccagaactagagaggtttagggtgagaggggaaagatataaaagagacctatggggtaactgtttcacatagagggtggtaggtgtatggaatgagctgccagaggaagtggtggaggctggtacaattacaacatttaagaggcattgggatgggtatttgaataggaagggtttggaaggatatgtgccgggtgctggcatgtgggactagattgaggttgggatatctggtcagcatggacgggttggaccgaagggtttgtgtctgtgctgtacatctctatgactcaaatttCTGACATCACTTGCTCCCTCGATGCCCAAAGTTGTTGTACAGAATGGACATACTGTGGTCAGGGACGAGGAGGACAATATCCTGGGAATGAGCATCGGAATAACATACGGATAGGGCCAGATGGGAGTGGTTCTGTGGGGTTACTGGGCGATTCTGTTTTGACCAGGTCCCTGGAAGGATTGTCTCCAGGTTTTGGAAGATGGTCACCGATCCAGTGGGATCTACTTGATCAAGCCAACCACCAATCGCCTGATGCAGGTCTGGTGTGACCAGCAGGAGGGTCCCAGCGGCTGGACCGTCATCCAGAGACGGCAAGATGGTTCGGTCAATTTCTTCAGGACCTGGGAGAGTTACAAGGTGAGTGAAGGTGGGGCATCAGCTGCCTAGCATTCCGCCCTCAGTCTGTGTCCACCTCCCTCACACATACATTTCCCATAACAGGCCCAGGCCTGGGCTGCTTCGGGGCCCAGAGTATAAAGGGCACCCTCAGTTACTGGGCACTACACACCTATCCTCGGACCTCCGGCCCACACCAGAGaagatactggagaaactcagcaggttagtGGAgacagaagttgaaactttattgctggaacagcacagcaggtcaggcagcatccagggaacaggagattcgacgtttcgggcacaggcccttcttcaggaatgagcagagagtgttcagcaggagaagataaaaggtagggaggagggacttggaggagggaagttggaaatgtgataggtggaaagaggtcaaggtgagggtgataggtcggagtaggatggaggcggagaggtcaagaagaagactgcaggtcaggaaggcggctgtgttcctacaccaacatttctgtcccagatctgttgcagtgttccttaacgcaagttcaaagaacaacacttcattttccacttggggattctgtttctgttcttctcattcctgaagaagggcctgtgcccgaaacgtcgaatctcctgttccctggatgctgcctgacctgctgtgctgttccagcaataaagtttcaactttgatctccagcatctgcagacctcactttctcctagtggagacagaaacagagttaacatttcaggctcaGATGTACATGAACAGGTAAggtctggaaggatatgggctgggggcaggaaggtgggacgagtttagtttgggatgatggtcagcatagactggttgggctgaagggtctgtttctgtgctggatgactcttcTTACGAAACAAGTCATTGGATTCAAAACgttcactctgtttctgtctgcacagatgctgccacacctgctgagtttctattgCATTCTGGGGTTTTTTCGGGGGAATTTATGTTGTCAGGATCAGGGGTAGGTAGTGGGCAGGTTTGGGAGAAGGTTGACTCAAAGATATTCCAGTGCCCAAGCCTGAACGGGCAACGGACAGTCACAGTAATCCAGAGACCGTGGATCGGAATCTCACAACAGGGAAATTCACAGTTAGATTAATCAAACCACCTGGCCTAACAAACCAATCCACCCTCCTTGGTAGATTCTTAACCGCGCTCTGAAAGAGCCTTGCAAGTCACTCAGGAGTGGGCAGACTCATTAAAGAGTAAAATGAATGCAACTCTACACAGGGACTGGCTCAAAGCAGTAACCTGTGACATGTTTACAGGAAAGCCAAACATCCGTGTTGGTGGTAAATACAGAATATTCTCCTCACCGTCCCACCCCTCACCTCTATCACCAGCGTAAAGACCACCCTTCCCCATCTGCTCGCGTTCTGACAAAGAGTCACCAAACAccctctctccacagttgctgccagacgtgcagagtttctccagcgcttgtTTCAATTTTAACGTACTTGCCTTTCAAAGCAGATAGTCTTTCCACTGTATTTCCCACACGTACAAGGGAACGCTATCAATAAACACTGCCTTGATTGTTATCTGTAGCAAGGTTTTGGCAACATTGACGGTGAATACTGGCTGGGCTTGGAGAACATCTACTGGCTGACCAATCAGGATAACTACAAGCTGCGGATAGTAATGGAAGATTGGCAAGGCAGGAGAGTGTTTGCAGAGTACGACGACTTCCGGGTGGAAGCAGAGGGAGACTTCTACAGGCTGAGGTTAGGCCATTATCATGGGAACGCTGGAGATTCCTTATCTTGGCACAACGGCAAGCAGTTCACCACCCTGGACAGAGATCGGGATCTGTACTTAGGTAGGACAGTTTCCTTGGGGTTACAGTGCAATGGTCAGTCAGGTTAATGAAGGATTATcctcactgctctctctctctgtttccttccAAGGTAACTGTGCCCACTACCAGAAAGGAGGCTGGTGGTATTACACGTGTGCCCACTCAAACCTGAATGGAGTGTGGTATAAAGGAGGGCACTATCGCAGCAAGTACCAGGATGGAGTTTATTGGGCAGAATTCCGTGGGGGTGCGTACTCCTTGAAGAGAGTGGTGATGATGATACGCCCAAACCAGATCCTGCTGTAAaccccactctctcagcacttgTGTCCCACTGCCCATGTTATCACCTCTTCATACTATATTACACATTGTGTTACAGTCACCATTGTATCCACAACATTACAAACAACTGAACTACCTACCTAGAGTATACTATGGCTTGAGGAGTTTAAAGCTGTTTCTTCTGTTTAGCCTGAACCAGAGAACTGTCCTgaggactaagttaaaaatcatgcaacaccaggttagagtccaacaggtttaattggaagcactagctttcggagcgctgctccttcatcaggtgattgtggagaacacGATTTAAGACACagaagtgtgatgtaactgaaacgtttgctataaattctgtgtcttaaatcgtgtccttcacaaccacctgatgaaggagcgtcgctccgaaagctagtgcttccaattaaacctgctggacgatAACCTagggttgtgagatttttaactttatccacaccaatccaacgccggcatctccaagtccTGAGGACAGTAATGGTTAAAGGACAGAGCTCACAACAGTCACCAAATTCCATCCCAGCCTCCCATCTCCCACTGAGATCCTCACACTgacaagcaacacaccattctaataTCGCTCATCATTTATTACATTTTATAATCAGCTGCAGTGTCTTTTCAGTGAATTATAGAAATAGAGATTTCAGG
The nucleotide sequence above comes from Chiloscyllium plagiosum isolate BGI_BamShark_2017 chromosome 8, ASM401019v2, whole genome shotgun sequence. Encoded proteins:
- the LOC122552296 gene encoding angiopoietin-related protein 2-like; this encodes MIVMFITNLLFLVGLATAEGAAPKPGTGHQHAKRGETSRGARPSAESPGTSGCTYTFIVPQQQLTGPICLNTRSPVSHNHSELQVIRQEMREQQQQIEDLRQMVEVDGDVLNEVKILRKENVIMNTRVTQLYTQLLHEIIQKKDDSLEVSQLENMVLNVTAQVLKLSSKYRELERKYTALSSLLNNQSQTISQLEQQCRLCSQEHQQNQQHKPQALGQPPLVAVIPNTRNASNNWSKSLVSGNEILKDQDYSVAQDRLKRRQQSPPPTTIPMATTKTAGPWKDCLQVLEDGHRSSGIYLIKPTTNRLMQVWCDQQEGPSGWTVIQRRQDGSVNFFRTWESYKQGFGNIDGEYWLGLENIYWLTNQDNYKLRIVMEDWQGRRVFAEYDDFRVEAEGDFYRLRLGHYHGNAGDSLSWHNGKQFTTLDRDRDLYLGNCAHYQKGGWWYYTCAHSNLNGVWYKGGHYRSKYQDGVYWAEFRGGAYSLKRVVMMIRPNQILL